A window from Salmo trutta chromosome 29, fSalTru1.1, whole genome shotgun sequence encodes these proteins:
- the LOC115167138 gene encoding intestinal mucin-like protein isoform X1 has protein sequence MAPTTTTEVINPTTGGTTRVEETTTETSPSTSTKPPKEVTTGPTTSSTTYIIVTSTSTSQPSTTSTETTEPVVITGPFETTRTPSASPQVIITPTSQAVTISHCICNVNGTQYLPGNLVYNVTDGSGWCFTAYCKATCQVEVESNPCPSSTPPTVSPTTSEETTTTPPTTQSSPDCTSVQPPRKNGESWQLNSCTTAICQDGIVVQLPVKCKPVEPLQCENGRPPVKVYDSTGCCFTYECECVCSGWGGSHYMTFDGVYYNFQENCSYTLVKEINFKYNLTIIVDNHYCGNADSGFCPQSLIIHYKSDEVILTQQRSGETTENVVYVNSKRIYPAYRMGDIALTSTGVEVVLEITDLKVQVSYKGSSFSINLPYSLFQSSTEGQCGTCDNSQKNDCQSPNGQIQSCSVAASQWLIPNQDCPTPPTAPPTTTTATPITSPTPCKTVICEIMNSKVFEECHKAISPDAFIQACRSDVCNNANSSCSSLEAYASECANKGICVDWRKSTDGECEHTCPATKVYMPCGPAVEPTCNTRYNEKYLNNQTQMTNKTKEGCFCPSKTVLFSTYSDTCVISCGCTGPDGNPKMPGDTWESGCQQCTCDMDSMIVQCQPITCPTPAIPICNETGYRLVNKTEGCCQKYTCECDALLCPKVMMDCQPGWEAIISTSISSCCPEYTCVPKGVCVYNNIEYQPGAEIPKGTCENCTCSSIMDPSTKLNNIVCTNISCDTTCSQGFQYQAIPGQCCGKCVQTSCVVTMPDKTKRTIQVNETWSPPGDKCVKYTCEKPGGQYIPVEVKTVCPAFSPENCVPGTEKTDANGCCKTCTERSNVCEMKYTTTSIVISGCATAEPVEINSCSGNCGTSSMYSAEANTMMHYCSCCQEATTSQKEVELMCPDGSKVKHSYIHVESCGCHVTDCDAGTTAAPGTTKPRRRRR, from the exons atggcACCCACAACAACTACAGAGGTAATTAAccctaccacaggtggaactacaagggttgaagaaaccacaactgagacaagtccatctacatccacaaagccacctaaagaagtcaccactGGCCCAACTACATCTTCTACAACTTATATAATTGTAACTTCAACTTCAACATCACAACCTTCAACAACAAGTACAGAAACAACAGAGCCAGTTGTCATCACAGGCCCATTTGAAACAACAAGAACTCCTTCAGCATCGCCACAAGTGATTATTACACCTACATCACAAGCAGTCACCATCAGCCACTGCATTTGCAATGTTAATGGGACACAGTATCTACCAG GGAACCTAGTGTATAATGTGACCGATGGTTCAGGGTGGTGCTTCACCGCTTACTGCAAAGCAACGTGTCAAGTTGAAGTGGAGTCAAATCCATGTCCTTCCTCTACACCACCCACTGTATCACCCACAACGTCAGAGGAGACCACGACCACACCACCAACAACTCAATCCTCGCCAGACTGCACTAGCGTTCAGCCACCAAGAAAG AATGGAGAATCTTGGCAGCTGAATAGCTGTACCACAGCAATTTGCCAGGACGGCATTGTTGTCCAGCTACCAGTAAAATGCAAGCCAGTGGAGCCACTACAGTGTGAGAATGGCCGTCCACCTGTCAAGGTCTATGATTCAACTGGATGCTGCTTTACGTATGAATGTGAAT GTGTCTGCAGTGGATGGGGTGGATCTCACTACATGACATTTGATGGAGTATATTACAATTTCCAGGAGAACTGCTCATACACCTTAGTGAAAGAAATCAACTTCAAATACAACCTTACTATTATTGTTGATAATCACTACTGTGGAAACGCTGACAGTGGATTCTGTCCTCAGTCCCTTATCATTCATTACAAATCCGATGAAGTGATTCTAACCCAGCAGAGATCTGGTGAAACAACAGAAAATGTG GTATATGTCAACAGTAAACGAATCTACCCAGCTTACAGAATGGGTGACATTGCTCTAACAAGTACTGGTGTGGAGGTTGTGCTGGAGATCACTGATCTTAAGGTTCAGGTGTCTTACAAGGGGTCATCATTTAGCATCAACCTTCCTTACTCCCTCTTCCAAAGCAGCACAGAGGGCCAGTGTG GTACCTGTGATAATTCCCAGAAGAATGACTGCCAGTCACCTAATGGTCAGATACAGAGCTGCTCAGTCGCAGCTAGCCAGTGGCTGATTCCAAACCAGGACTGTCCAACTCCTCCAACAGCACCACCCACTACCACCACAGCAACCCCAATTACATCCCCTACCCCCTGCAAGACAGTCATTTGTGAAATCATGAACAGCAA GGTCTTTGAGGAATGCCATAAAGCGATTTCTCCTGATGCCTTCATCCAGGCCTGTAGATCAGATGTCTGCAACAATGCTAATTCTAGCTGCTCTAGTCTGGAGGCGTATgcatctgaatgtgcaaataaaGGGATCTGCGTTGACTGGAGGAAGTCCACCGATGGAGAATGTG AGCATACATGCCCAGCCACTAAGGTGTACATGCCATGTGGTCCAGCAGTTGAACCAACATGTAATACCAG ATATAATGAGAAGTATTTGAACAACCAAACCCAAATGACCAATAAGACGAAGGAGGGTTGCTTCTGTCCATCTAAAACCGTCTTGTTCAGCACCTACTCTGATACTTGTGTGATCTCCTGTG GCTGCACCGGACCTGATGGCAACCCCAAAATG CCTGGTGATACATGGGAGAGTGGTTGCCAGCAATGCACCTGTGACATGGACTCCATGATTGTCCAGTGCCAGCCTATCACTTGCCCCACACCAGCCATACCCATCTGCAATGAGACTGGATACAGATTGGTGAACAAGACAGAAGGCTGCTGCCAGAAATATACATGTG AGTGCGATGCACTGCTTTGCCCCAAAGTCATGATGGACTGCCAGCCAGGGTGGGAGGCAATTATAAGCACGTCCATCTCAAGCTGCTGTCCAGAGTATACCTGTG TTCCTAAGGGTGTATGTGTCTACAATAACATTGAGTACCAG cCTGGTGCTGAAATTCCTAAAGGAACATGTGAGAATTGCACCTGCAGCTCGATCATGGATCCTAGCACCAAGCTCAACAACATTGTGTGCACAAATATCTCCTGCGACACTACATGTTCACAG GGCTTCCAGTATCAGGCCATACCTGGTCAGTGTTGTGGGAAGTGTGTACAGACAAGCTGTGTGGTTACTATGCCAGATAAGACCAAACGCACTATTCAG GTGAACGAAACATGGTCACCACCTGGTGACAAATGTGTGAAGTACACATGTGAGAAACCTGGTGGCCAATATATACCAGTGGAGGTGAAGACTGTGTGCCCTGCATTCAGCCCAGAGAACTGTGTCCCA GGCACAGAAAAGACAGACGCAAATGGATGCTGCAAGACCT GCACAGAACGCAGCAATGTCTGTGAGATGAAGTACACCACCACTAGCATTGTCATCAGTGGCTGTGCGACTGCTGAGCCTGTGGAGATCAATTCCTGCTCAGGAAACTGTGGAACCTCTTCTAT GTACTCAGCAGAGGCGAACACCATGATGCACTACTGCTCCTGCTGCCAAGAGGCGACCACTAGCCAGAAAGAGGTGGAGCTGATGTGCCCTGATGGGTCAAAGGTCAAGCACTCCTACATCCACGTTGAGTCGTGCGGATGCCATGTCACAGACTGTGATGCAGGCACGACCGCCGCCCCGGGGACGACGAAACCGCGCAGGAGGAGGCGCTAA
- the LOC115167138 gene encoding intestinal mucin-like protein isoform X2 has translation MTFDGVYYNFQENCSYTLVKEINFKYNLTIIVDNHYCGNADSGFCPQSLIIHYKSDEVILTQQRSGETTENVVYVNSKRIYPAYRMGDIALTSTGVEVVLEITDLKVQVSYKGSSFSINLPYSLFQSSTEGQCGTCDNSQKNDCQSPNGQIQSCSVAASQWLIPNQDCPTPPTAPPTTTTATPITSPTPCKTVICEIMNSKVFEECHKAISPDAFIQACRSDVCNNANSSCSSLEAYASECANKGICVDWRKSTDGECEHTCPATKVYMPCGPAVEPTCNTRYNEKYLNNQTQMTNKTKEGCFCPSKTVLFSTYSDTCVISCGCTGPDGNPKMPGDTWESGCQQCTCDMDSMIVQCQPITCPTPAIPICNETGYRLVNKTEGCCQKYTCECDALLCPKVMMDCQPGWEAIISTSISSCCPEYTCVPKGVCVYNNIEYQPGAEIPKGTCENCTCSSIMDPSTKLNNIVCTNISCDTTCSQGFQYQAIPGQCCGKCVQTSCVVTMPDKTKRTIQVNETWSPPGDKCVKYTCEKPGGQYIPVEVKTVCPAFSPENCVPGTEKTDANGCCKTCTERSNVCEMKYTTTSIVISGCATAEPVEINSCSGNCGTSSMYSAEANTMMHYCSCCQEATTSQKEVELMCPDGSKVKHSYIHVESCGCHVTDCDAGTTAAPGTTKPRRRRR, from the exons ATGACATTTGATGGAGTATATTACAATTTCCAGGAGAACTGCTCATACACCTTAGTGAAAGAAATCAACTTCAAATACAACCTTACTATTATTGTTGATAATCACTACTGTGGAAACGCTGACAGTGGATTCTGTCCTCAGTCCCTTATCATTCATTACAAATCCGATGAAGTGATTCTAACCCAGCAGAGATCTGGTGAAACAACAGAAAATGTG GTATATGTCAACAGTAAACGAATCTACCCAGCTTACAGAATGGGTGACATTGCTCTAACAAGTACTGGTGTGGAGGTTGTGCTGGAGATCACTGATCTTAAGGTTCAGGTGTCTTACAAGGGGTCATCATTTAGCATCAACCTTCCTTACTCCCTCTTCCAAAGCAGCACAGAGGGCCAGTGTG GTACCTGTGATAATTCCCAGAAGAATGACTGCCAGTCACCTAATGGTCAGATACAGAGCTGCTCAGTCGCAGCTAGCCAGTGGCTGATTCCAAACCAGGACTGTCCAACTCCTCCAACAGCACCACCCACTACCACCACAGCAACCCCAATTACATCCCCTACCCCCTGCAAGACAGTCATTTGTGAAATCATGAACAGCAA GGTCTTTGAGGAATGCCATAAAGCGATTTCTCCTGATGCCTTCATCCAGGCCTGTAGATCAGATGTCTGCAACAATGCTAATTCTAGCTGCTCTAGTCTGGAGGCGTATgcatctgaatgtgcaaataaaGGGATCTGCGTTGACTGGAGGAAGTCCACCGATGGAGAATGTG AGCATACATGCCCAGCCACTAAGGTGTACATGCCATGTGGTCCAGCAGTTGAACCAACATGTAATACCAG ATATAATGAGAAGTATTTGAACAACCAAACCCAAATGACCAATAAGACGAAGGAGGGTTGCTTCTGTCCATCTAAAACCGTCTTGTTCAGCACCTACTCTGATACTTGTGTGATCTCCTGTG GCTGCACCGGACCTGATGGCAACCCCAAAATG CCTGGTGATACATGGGAGAGTGGTTGCCAGCAATGCACCTGTGACATGGACTCCATGATTGTCCAGTGCCAGCCTATCACTTGCCCCACACCAGCCATACCCATCTGCAATGAGACTGGATACAGATTGGTGAACAAGACAGAAGGCTGCTGCCAGAAATATACATGTG AGTGCGATGCACTGCTTTGCCCCAAAGTCATGATGGACTGCCAGCCAGGGTGGGAGGCAATTATAAGCACGTCCATCTCAAGCTGCTGTCCAGAGTATACCTGTG TTCCTAAGGGTGTATGTGTCTACAATAACATTGAGTACCAG cCTGGTGCTGAAATTCCTAAAGGAACATGTGAGAATTGCACCTGCAGCTCGATCATGGATCCTAGCACCAAGCTCAACAACATTGTGTGCACAAATATCTCCTGCGACACTACATGTTCACAG GGCTTCCAGTATCAGGCCATACCTGGTCAGTGTTGTGGGAAGTGTGTACAGACAAGCTGTGTGGTTACTATGCCAGATAAGACCAAACGCACTATTCAG GTGAACGAAACATGGTCACCACCTGGTGACAAATGTGTGAAGTACACATGTGAGAAACCTGGTGGCCAATATATACCAGTGGAGGTGAAGACTGTGTGCCCTGCATTCAGCCCAGAGAACTGTGTCCCA GGCACAGAAAAGACAGACGCAAATGGATGCTGCAAGACCT GCACAGAACGCAGCAATGTCTGTGAGATGAAGTACACCACCACTAGCATTGTCATCAGTGGCTGTGCGACTGCTGAGCCTGTGGAGATCAATTCCTGCTCAGGAAACTGTGGAACCTCTTCTAT GTACTCAGCAGAGGCGAACACCATGATGCACTACTGCTCCTGCTGCCAAGAGGCGACCACTAGCCAGAAAGAGGTGGAGCTGATGTGCCCTGATGGGTCAAAGGTCAAGCACTCCTACATCCACGTTGAGTCGTGCGGATGCCATGTCACAGACTGTGATGCAGGCACGACCGCCGCCCCGGGGACGACGAAACCGCGCAGGAGGAGGCGCTAA